One stretch of Thalassophryne amazonica chromosome 17, fThaAma1.1, whole genome shotgun sequence DNA includes these proteins:
- the LOC117529113 gene encoding serine/threonine-protein kinase Nek2-like: protein MSSIYKYNALATVGSGSFGKCLKVRRISDGKILACKVVSFRDMSTRQHDKLLQEVALLKKFNHPNIVQCYDHFLNKNKKQVYIVMEYCESGDLSRLIKHVIKTGKSIKEEFILQVLVQLASALKHCHRRPDGSAVLHQDLKPENVFLQKNLTVKLGDFGLAEIIPTKNDCSQSTAGTPLYMSPEKTNGKVYNEKSDIWSLGCLIYYLCALKHPFSDGEGKNLSDCINSGKFKRVPSCYSDKLDSLIRDMLQICEDLRPSAEDILSRCLQTEKAAEEKRPHSPDQPPADVRPKEEEVQKTPKRKRKLESDHSQKSKWRRKESMCEVTIIDSHTDRRPSLDVPFG, encoded by the exons ATGTCTTCTATCTACAAATACAACGCTTTGGCTACAGTTGGTTCTGGCTCCTTTGGAAAATGCCTGAAAGTCAGAAGAATATCTGATGGAAAA ATCCTGGCTTGCAAGGTGGTGAGCTTCAGGGACATGTccacacgtcaacatgacaagcTCCTCCAAGAGGTGGCGCTCCTTAAGAAGTTCAACCACCCAAACATTGTACAATGTTATGATCATTTCTTAAACAAGAATAAGAAACAGGTCTACATTGTGATGGAGTACTGCGAGAGTGGAGATCTGTCTCGCCTCATCAAACATGTCATCAAGACAGG GAAGTCAATAAAAGAAGAATTCATTCTTCAGGTTTTGGTGCAACTTGCCTCAGCACTGAAGCACTGCCACAGACGTCCTGATGGGAGTGCTGTGCTGCACCAGGACCTGAAGCCAGAAAATGTTTTCCTCCAAAAGAACCTCACCGTCAAGCTTGGTGATTTTGGGCTGGCAGAGATCATTCCCACCAAGAACGACTGTTCACAGTCAACAGCTGGGACTCCACTGTACATGTCTCCA GAAAAAACAAATGGCAAAGTTTACAACGAGAAGTCGGACATCTGGTCTCTGGGGTGTCTGATTTACTATCTGTGTGCCTTAAA GCATCCATTTAGTGATGGTGAAGGAAAAAATCTCTCAGACTGCATCAACAGTGGAAAGTTCAAAAGAGTCCCGTCCTGCTATTCGGACAAGCTGGACTCCCTCATCAGGGACATGCTGCAAATCTGT GAGGACTTGAGGCCCTCAGCTGAGGACATCCTCAGCAGATGTCTGCAGACTGAGAAGGCTGCTGAGGAAAAAAGACCACACAGTCCTGATCAGCCGCCTGCAGACGTCAGGCCCAAAGAGGAGGAAGTCCAGAAAACTCCAAAGAGAAAGCGGAAGCTGGAGTCTGACCACAGTCAAAAATCCAAGTGGAGGCGGAAAG AGTCCATGTGTGAGGTGACCATCATCGACTCTCACACCGACCGTCGACCTTCACTAGATGTTCCTTTTGGTTGA